aattttgaccaaaaaagaACGAAAATGGGttgcatttgttgactgatcgaatagtttttgagatatggactaaaatcgatccaaatattgcgatatctcagaaactctgcatccaatcattaaattatccagatttttatactttttggatcaaaattaccccatccaccgagtttcatcaaattccaaaacaaagaaaaacaaaaattttatcgattttttcaaaggggtaccccctaaaaaaatttttttgaaaagagattggttcaataattttctattcacTGGCATGTACACTTATTactcaaattttcaataaataatcatattttgttCATATAACGACAATGTTggaacaagaaaataaaattaaaaaaattatcactcTCAGTAATATTGTGCGGTTGACTTTTCAATGAATTATTGGTAAATGTATATGATACTATTAGTTTCAGTTCAAGAGGTCATTATCgatactaaattatttattatatcaatttaatatttaggtAATTAATAGTTTGTTAAATGTACCgtgtagtttttatttataccatAATAGTACTGGATGTAATAGCTAGAATTTTAACATTAAGAGTAAAACTCCTGAAAAAACCAAAGACTAAAATGGACGAAGACTCAATGGAAATTTTTCACACATCTTCTAAAGAAAGTATTCCCTTGGTTCAATACAAAAGATTCTCAACGACAAATTGTGATAATACAGGTTATTTATGCAAAATCAGCGTAATATATCCAGAATGACACACTTATGAAgatgcaaaataaatttgtacgGATATAGCGTTAACTAACGCAAACCGAATTACAATCAAATTTGCATATCTTATTAATGAaagaatacttattttttaaaggacttttttttttaaactcatccGGATGACcgtaaaaaaacgattttgctagcagtttggaaacaattttaaaacatctAGCACCGTTTTACGAGATGCCCAAACaaatttgtgaagaaaaaaaccTCCATCCATAACTAAGACCtcattatagtataaaatatcaactagaagcaattacatatattacataaaaaattgaaaaaataattaacatagggtttaaaatgtttcacaacTGATTTTTCGACCGATATTTCGCACGTTATAGATCAATTAATCAAGCGCGCAATATCCGTACATATTCAGGcaactattaaagaaaattttaaacacagaaacgtttataaaaaaggACGCGTATATGAGCTATTGGAATTTCAAGAAACATGGCTTCTGGTCGATAAAAGCAATTTTTCcccaaacttttcaatatttttcaaatttgcaaaaacgaTCTTCTTGGGCAAATTAAGGACAAACTTTTCACTAAgggtcgtttaaaaataaattttttcaaagagatatgggcgtttcaaaaaaaatgcaatttttaacagtttttttctcaataaattttttatttttcaattttttgacatcTAACTGGGCTAGATCGATTCGAAATTAAAAGTTacgcattttttgttcgaaacttttttttatacaaagcgtattttttaaaaaaacctaaaaaaactgttttcgagctactttggcagccattttgaatgtcatccggtaatttaaaattgtaaaaaaatagtgcattgaattctacggaaaatttacgactttttacatgtattggtttgctgtatctcggttactaaaatttaacattgtgcTCAAAATAGATAGACTAGACTATAACTAATTCGCTCTGTCTATTAGAGATGAAATCATACACATTCGTAAAAGTAACATTTAACTAACGCAATTGACAGGAACCTCTTAAATTTATAgcctttttaaaataagttgtcAATATTGATACATATCCTAAATCTGTTGGCTATACTATACTAGAAACCCTGCCGTATGTTATATGTAACTAACTACTATGTGCACCGTCCTGTATGTAaccaaaaattgtatacaaaataaactaactacataataaaatttatagcaatTTTCCATATACGTAGGTGGGTAACATTGGTTCGCTTACGATATATAATAGATTAGTTAGTTCAAtagttattttaacaatttattatattttcattatattttaatattaataaatttcgatacACAAGTTTTGGTAGGTACTAAATGAGGCCAAaacgatttatttttgaatttattgaacattacaaaaatttgaaaaaattacgaCTAATAAGAGTTTGTTTTTAGTGTTTAACTTTCACATGAATTGATCTTCTGCGAATGCTCAAAGACTGAACTGAATAGCTTGTTTCAGtctgtatttttcattaaattcgcattcaaaaaaaagttaaaaagttgcAGGACAAAAAAGCCCTCATAACAATAATCTACAATCAATTAGCGTATAACGTGGGGTTTTTAGATTACAAACCCCCGTATTTATAGATACGACGAAAGAGGTTTAAGATTGAGAATGtagatttaagattttataaaatgtttaatataaaaaagtacactaatttaattaatagttgtgcaAGGCTGATGtgtggtatatgcatgaaggagacgTACGCAACCTcctaaaataattgataatacgCAATTATCAGCAGTAAGGTGATATAACAAGAAGCCCTATGGCCAAAAATGTTTCTCGTGGACACCCAATAGAACCTAACCCAACCTTAGACAAGATTTGCTTAGTCTAAATACTTTAAGCTTCACTGTATCTATTAGAGTATTAAAGGCTTTAAAGAATAAAGGTTTTAGGAGAGACAGTCTGTATATGTAATATCGAAATGCGAGAGTAAGTATATAGTATAGGCAGTAGGTAGTTTATTCAGAAATAGTAATAAAGATAAAAGGTACTTTGAATACAGAGGCCTAGGTTCAAAGTAAACTTGGATAACTCATTTTTCAAGCACAAAAATTTCATGTGCTCTTATCGAGTTAGATTTAGTGTTACTAAATAATTGagacataaatattttgtttggcaCCCGCTTTACCTAAATTAGCAATATACTCAGCGATGGagaaaagataaatttatttgtacgaAGTCAGATAAAATGGTTcctcaatttgtttttattcttcTGTATTGAATAAGCAGCAAAATCCGGTATTCATACTTCACGTATTTATTTCTGTTTAGTAAATGAGTTACaattaataaactataattCTTCATTTACCTTTATAGGTAAAAGGTTAAGAACGAATGAATTTTTACATATGAGAAATTACTTATGCACCCTTCTGTACGTTTGCTAATTTGATTATAAAGTTTAGAAGCATAATATACATATGTgtatcatataatttattaactatttaacTACAAGATGAATGTTTAAGACTGATAGATACTAACTatcacatataaataatataattaattaataggcACTAATACGTCATTAACAGGCTATTCGACTAAATAGGAACgtgaatattgtaataataatggttTCATTAAGGAAGAACAAGAATTCAAATTTGTAGCAATAAATTACAGAAACtgattatattatgtatgtggtTATAGGTAGTTGATTTcatcaaaatgaattttgtttcaaattagaAACAGTTCATTTCACATAAAGTTGCTTTGTCACTCCATTGCTAAGTATCGGATTATGTTCATTTGCAGATGTACATATGATATAAAGAGTCGTGGCATTCATTATTCGTTTCTATTTATATGAAATggaaaatgtataattattacTAAGTTATTGATGGATCCCCACACTTCAATTGAATTCCCAGACTCTTAAATTGTCATATAAGTATTGGGTTCGCATGATCAAAGCGAAAGATAAAgctaaaacaaatatattaaaaaaaaaattaattttcaaatagttaATTTAGTATTTGAATTAAAGATCTTGCCACCTCGATCAGATATGTTGAATCGAAGtcgaaacttaaataaaatggaCCACTAGCTGCGTGTTGTATAAAGCGTAGTCGTGGTAGGGTTCCGTCAAGAGTTGAATCTTTGCAATACAAAGGTCTCGGTACCTTTAAAAATATCCTATTAACCATTGAAACTAAGCCACCAATCCTTTGCAAAATTTGGattgcatttttttgtaattttccttTTTGGAATTAAGAACAAGAATTGTAAGACTGGTCTTCGAGGAGCGATTTCACCCGAAGTATAACTGTTTctcattttaattcaataatacgcaattgtaaatatttggaataaattaaatttaacttcctgaatgaatatttaaagtataaaacaaCAGAGGAACATTATATCAGATTTTTTGCGCGAGATATTATAAAGACGGAAAGTCTAATGGATCTTTACAAATGCTTTAAAGTTACGAATCAATTTTCTCCTCACGAAATGTgagctttcaaaatatttaactaactCTAATTAACGTATCATATTGATATTTATCGAGTACAGCTTTCGCAGCTATCGAcaaagttttcatattttataaatcaagcTTAAAATTCAGTTGGGCGgcgcaattttttttctttgccaGTTTATCTCACGAAATATTCTCGTGAATTTTTTAGTGTCCAGCAGAAAAAGTGTCAATATTAGTTCTCTACAGAAGCTTTcaacgaaaattatttcaagcGCAATATGTGATATTTCAGATACACAATATGAGTTAGTTAAAGGAGTTCCTCTACTAAGCCAAAGATTTTGGGTgccaacaaaaattattgtaggCGGAGATGAATTAGTCTTTGTTCGTAAGAATCCCTTAAaagtagtaaaattattttattattgattcaatgtaatttaaatcactaggacaataaaaataaaaaaagtcttagataaatttataagaaaaatagaatattaaaatcactttttttttcttttttttaaataatgattgacATTTAAATTGacgattaaaagaaaaatacaaaaaatcttttgaaaaaaaatctattttttatttaaaacataacaacaacatttccaaaataattttaacatataaaagaaaatcaaatatacACAGTAAATACCTATATTTGTTCATGGTGCAATATATACAAAGTAAAATAATCacgttaaaaatgtttatggACCTTTTGGTAAATTGTCAGGTTGGAAACCATTACGGTCAGCAATCCATGTAACACGGATTAATTCACCATCGGGATTTACGTATTGATAGGATCCACGGACAGAAATAGCTTCATCATCTTTACCTTCATTTTCAATTGTACCAGCTTCTTGTGCAGCTGTACCATCTGATGTTTCAAATGCCCAACTCCATGGACCAATACCAATATTGTTATTTTCTAGTCGAGTAATGTATGTATCCTTGTCGGATGGTCGTTGAGGTGCAGCGTATACCATGGCGGCAACAAATACAATagtgaaaacaattgactgaaaaatatcaacaaaatcaAGATTAGCGGTAATCACATTTCGAACACTAATTTTACTTCAAATGGCACTTTATGTCACTGTAATATTGTCATCACTAACTTTAGAGTGTTGTAAACTTaccaatttcattttgaaatgttttgtgttttttatgagGTATTGTTTGTTAATTGTGTAAAGACACtttggttaatatttttatttgaaaaaatttgctatatttatatttaaaaaatcttaatgGCATTTTAATGTAAATCTGTCCCACCTCTGAACTGCtatgtcaataaaattattcaaaatgcaaatattcaaatatcgaaatatctataatataatcaaatagattataatagtaattaattgCATCACACGCAGTTTAATCTCCATCAAGTAAATCCACCAAAACAAACGAAAGGTATATTCTTtaaccttaaaaataatttatttaaagaaaaaattttaaaattccgaTTAATCAATCATAAATAACATATTCCTTGCTTGTATCCTAACTAATATTAAATGCGAATGTGactttgtttgtatgtttgtttgcttCATGCAAAAACTAATGGACCGATTTTTAATAACTTCACAGGATTATAGAATCAAAATAGAACATGGCTGAAAATATTAcgataaaaccaaaatttacaAGACGTTGATATCATAAAACCATTATACTAGTATATTCTAAACTAATAGCTATACTGAATTGCGAACTCCGTATCTGTAGACCGAAGGGTTAGTTGTCCAAGATGAGGAAGTTAAGTTACTGTTTAGGGGACCAGATAAGAGGGCACAAAGGGTTGAAGAATAGCATTTAATTGACACTAAATTTGGCATTGTCTATATTGCGAGCGCTATGAGGAATGGCCAAGTTAAGGTGAATTAGGTACCTAAAGCCTATATAACGTCATAGTATttgtgtataaatttaaaacagccTAGTGAAGTGGACGGATTACTGCtagtattttatgtttgttatttaaataagcCTAATAAAGGTGTTGGGATCATAAAgtgttttgatttataaataccatatatattcttaaaaaatgaagatGGCATTGATTTGCATAGAATGTGAACATgataatatattacaaatataattaataattatcaaatttgttttaatgacaatttatttttaataattccaaaGAGAGGTCatcatttacaatatattttcataaccagttttttcttaaaaaattgaattaattatcttATTCGTAAGTGATATTATATGTTGATAATTCAATTTGTTAATTGTATGGTAAATTGTATTCTGATTATACAATCTATTATCTTGGTTTAAGTgctatcgaaaatattttcaaaaattttgtattatttgaaaattaaataattaaaaatttaattttatactaataCCATAAATAGTCACCCATGACGATTTTGAATTAGTAAAATTTCACGTTATTCAACCGAAATGGAAAAGGTTGTTTCAAGTAATTCTTCACTATATTAGGCAATATATGGAgagagatatttaattttatccgCACACCACTGAAAAGAActaacaaaaatagtttttagagCCTTCATAGTTTCAATTATAGAAAAAGTGTTTTCACTTTGCTTTTGTTTCAAGAAATCTTACTATTTTTTACGCTTTTTAAGGTAAGAACTCGGAAATAAATGTTATATCTCTTTTCTATGGTTCACATAG
This genomic interval from Chrysoperla carnea chromosome 1, inChrCarn1.1, whole genome shotgun sequence contains the following:
- the LOC123305717 gene encoding endocuticle structural glycoprotein SgAbd-5-like; the encoded protein is MKLSIVFTIVFVAAMVYAAPQRPSDKDTYITRLENNNIGIGPWSWAFETSDGTAAQEAGTIENEGKDDEAISVRGSYQYVNPDGELIRVTWIADRNGFQPDNLPKGP